A DNA window from Pseudomonadota bacterium contains the following coding sequences:
- the coaD gene encoding pantetheine-phosphate adenylyltransferase, with translation MKRRIAVYPGSFDPITFGHIDILMRGLELFDKVIVAIATNIEKKSLFTVQERVDLIRQSVNGNENVLIDNFEGLLVNYVKKVNARFVIRGLRAMSDFEYEFQMASMNRNLNMGMDTIFMMTSKDYFFVSSRTIKEVAAFGGSVGSFVPEAVEKSLKEKFSIK, from the coding sequence ATGAAACGTAGAATTGCAGTGTATCCCGGCTCTTTTGATCCTATTACATTCGGCCATATAGATATTCTAATGAGAGGCCTTGAACTTTTTGACAAGGTTATTGTTGCCATTGCAACCAATATTGAAAAAAAATCACTTTTTACCGTGCAGGAAAGGGTGGATTTGATAAGGCAATCTGTAAACGGCAACGAAAATGTGCTGATCGATAATTTCGAGGGATTATTGGTTAATTATGTAAAAAAAGTCAACGCTCGTTTTGTAATACGCGGCCTGCGTGCAATGAGCGATTTTGAATATGAATTTCAGATGGCGTCAATGAACAGAAATTTAAATATGGGTATGGATACGATATTTATGATGACAAGCAAAGATTATTTCTTTGTCAGTTCAAGAACCATAAAAGAGGTTGCCGCATTCGGAGGTTCGGTTGGGTCTTTCGTTCCCGAAGCAGTTGAAAAGAGCTTAAAGGAGAAATTTTCAATTAAATGA
- the rsmD gene encoding 16S rRNA (guanine(966)-N(2))-methyltransferase RsmD, with protein MDKLRITGGHLKDRNIVLLKDGNARYTSSKVREAIFNIIGDVGGCKILDLFSGSGSFTIEALSRGSAFVTSVEKDGDMAAVLQKNLSDLSIDKDCLVLNMDIIYAVPFLYKKGYKYDIIFMDPPYKKGHIEETMLLLKNNVVYNEDTLFIAEYSKREEIGLTFWSSLQEITTRGYGDTKISIFKAGDKCS; from the coding sequence ATGGATAAACTCAGAATAACAGGCGGACACTTAAAAGACAGAAACATTGTACTATTGAAGGACGGAAACGCCCGGTATACATCATCGAAGGTTAGAGAAGCTATCTTTAACATCATAGGAGATGTTGGCGGCTGTAAAATCCTGGATCTTTTTTCAGGTTCGGGCTCATTCACCATTGAAGCTCTGAGCAGAGGATCTGCCTTTGTAACTTCCGTAGAGAAAGATGGAGATATGGCTGCCGTTCTTCAGAAAAATCTTTCCGATCTCTCTATAGATAAGGATTGCCTTGTTTTGAATATGGATATAATATATGCAGTTCCTTTTCTATACAAGAAGGGGTATAAGTATGATATTATTTTTATGGACCCTCCTTACAAAAAGGGTCATATAGAAGAAACAATGCTGTTGCTGAAGAATAATGTTGTATATAATGAAGATACGTTATTTATTGCAGAGTATTCAAAAAGAGAAGAAATCGGCCTGACTTTCTGGAGCAGTTTACAGGAAATAACCACCAGAGGTTATGGAGACACAAAAATAAGTATTTTCAAGGCTGGCGATAAATGCAGTTAA
- a CDS encoding ArsA family ATPase codes for MGLKNILSQNTKLIMVGGKGGVGKTTCASAIAVKIALEGKKVLVISSDPAPSLSDIFETSIGSKETRIIDEYSLFGLEISSDVVLEKWKERFGAEIYEVISSFADVDYDFVDYIGTAPGIEEEYMLSFIIDLVEGNKYDVVVWDTAPAGHTMRLLQLPHLFLKHLEAATKFYMNMYSYIEKLKDMARQKNSKRTLLEIIGGWEALSEKIVSFIRDNNTTSYVIVTIPEALGVKLTGRVIEEFKQNMLTVENIIINHAVKNEDCEFHRIRKGMQKHYIDFINNTYKDTNIVTLYLSPYEVKGIKRIMDVAEELFT; via the coding sequence ATGGGACTGAAAAATATCTTATCTCAGAACACTAAGCTTATCATGGTCGGTGGCAAAGGCGGGGTAGGCAAAACTACGTGCGCTTCTGCTATTGCAGTCAAAATAGCCCTTGAAGGAAAGAAGGTGCTTGTTATTTCAAGCGATCCTGCGCCTTCTCTGTCCGATATTTTTGAAACCTCAATCGGAAGCAAAGAAACAAGGATTATTGATGAATACTCGCTTTTTGGCCTTGAAATATCGTCTGATGTAGTACTTGAAAAGTGGAAAGAACGCTTCGGCGCTGAGATATATGAAGTTATTTCCTCCTTTGCAGATGTGGATTATGACTTTGTTGATTATATCGGGACAGCCCCCGGCATAGAAGAAGAATATATGCTGAGTTTTATCATAGACCTTGTGGAAGGCAACAAGTATGATGTTGTTGTCTGGGATACAGCACCGGCAGGACACACGATGAGGCTGCTTCAACTGCCCCACCTGTTTCTCAAACATCTTGAAGCTGCAACAAAATTTTATATGAATATGTACAGCTATATCGAAAAATTAAAAGACATGGCCAGACAGAAAAACTCGAAAAGAACGCTCCTTGAGATAATAGGGGGTTGGGAGGCTTTGTCCGAAAAAATAGTCAGTTTTATCAGGGATAACAACACAACATCATATGTTATCGTCACAATCCCTGAAGCTCTTGGCGTAAAATTGACCGGCAGGGTTATAGAAGAGTTCAAACAAAATATGCTGACAGTGGAAAATATTATAATCAATCACGCTGTAAAAAATGAAGACTGCGAATTTCACAGAATCCGGAAGGGCATGCAAAAACATTATATTGACTTTATAAATAATACATATAAGGATACCAATATTGTTACGCTCTATCTGTCACCTTATGAAGTAAAGGGTATAAAAAGGATAATGGATGTGGCAGAAGAGTTATTTACGTAA
- a CDS encoding type II toxin-antitoxin system HicA family toxin codes for MKAKHRRVLEAIFPIPTRGGIVFSDLEELIIALGGNVREGAGSRIVFELKESRQYLHRPHPGKEAKEYQVEELREWFRQLEVTP; via the coding sequence ATGAAGGCAAAACACCGTCGCGTTCTTGAAGCAATATTTCCGATTCCCACGCGAGGAGGTATTGTATTTTCCGACCTTGAAGAATTGATAATTGCTCTTGGAGGAAATGTCCGGGAAGGTGCTGGATCTCGGATCGTATTTGAATTGAAGGAAAGCAGGCAGTATCTTCATCGGCCCCATCCGGGCAAGGAAGCAAAAGAGTATCAGGTCGAAGAACTGCGTGAGTGGTTTCGACAATTGGAGGTGACACCATGA
- a CDS encoding type II toxin-antitoxin system HicB family antitoxin codes for MKNVMTHRGYTARIEFDQRDNVFIGKIIGIVDNITFHGETVKELQTDFQAAINHYVADCEATGRKPLKAASGKIMLRVSPEIHARALAMAKTTGKSLNQWAEEVLGEAAHLNRAV; via the coding sequence ATGAAAAACGTAATGACCCATAGGGGGTATACCGCCCGGATTGAATTTGATCAAAGGGATAATGTCTTTATAGGCAAGATTATAGGGATCGTCGATAATATAACGTTCCATGGAGAAACTGTAAAAGAACTCCAGACCGATTTTCAGGCTGCCATCAATCATTATGTCGCAGATTGTGAGGCCACAGGCCGCAAACCTTTGAAAGCGGCTTCCGGCAAGATAATGCTCCGCGTTTCTCCTGAGATTCATGCCAGAGCCCTCGCCATGGCAAAAACCACAGGTAAAAGCCTTAATCAATGGGCCGAAGAAGTCTTGGGCGAAGCCGCCCATTTAAACAGGGCGGTATAG